The DNA region GCAGCACCAGCGCGGCGATGATGACGACGTTGAGCAGATTGGTGCCGATGCCGACGCTGAAGGCCGGCGCGTAGTAGCCGAAGTGGTCGTAGAGCAGCCCGGCGAGCCAGCCGCCCGCCGCCATGCCGCCGCCGCTGAACAGCAGCAGCGTCGGAATGCGCCAGGAAGCCTCCGACGCCGGAAACAGTTCGCGCAGGCTCAGCACGTAAGCCGGAATGATGCCGGAAAAGCCGAGGCCGAACGCGGCGCTGACCGTGAATAGACCGGCTTCGCTCTGCGTCAGCAGCAGGCCGATCATCGATGCGGTCTGCCAGACCGAGCCGATCAACACGGTCGACAGCCCGCCGATACGATCCGAAATGGCGCCCCAGGCCTGGCGGCTGAGGAAGGCGGTGCCGAGCAGCACCGACAGCATCAACGCGCCGACCGAGCGCGAGAAGCCGAGGTCGCTGCAGAACGCGACCAGATGGCCCTGCGGCATGGACATCGGAATGCAGCACAGGACGGAGGCAACGCATATCGCGCCGAAGACGACATTCGGCGGCCAGCCGAGCACATGGTCCGCGGTGCTGCCCTTGCGTTGCGCGGGGGCGGCGACGACGACTTCCGGCGCCGGGCCGAAATAACGCAGCGCCAGCGGCACGATCACGATAACCGCCGCCGCTCCGTAAAAGAGCATCGTCTCGCGCCATCCGACCGTTGCGATGGCGCGCTCGAAGATCGGCGGCCAGAGAGCGCCGGCGAGATAGCTGCCGCTCGAGATGAGCGCCAGCGCCGAGCCGCGCCGGCGGTCGAACCAGCGGCTGACATAAATGTAGAGCGGCGCGTTGATGCCGCCGAGGCCGATGAACCCGATGAACAGGCCGTGGCCGATCCATAACGGCCATGGTGCGCCGAGCGTGGAGATCGCAAGGCCGAGCGCGATCATGAAAGCGCCGGCCAAGACGGTCCAGCGCGTGCCAACGCGCTCGGCGAGCGTGCCCATGAGAATGCCGCCGATGCCCGAGCCGAGCCAGGCGAGCGAACTGCCGAGCGCCGGGACCGAACGCACACCGCCGACTTCGGCGGCAATTTCCGTCAGCGCCACGGCGGTGATCCACGCGCCGCCCGACGCCATCAGCAACGTCACCAACGCCACGAAGGCGACGACCCACGAGGCTTTGGTTTCGATCGAGGTGGTGGATTGCAGCATTCAAAGGACCCGGCTGGGCCGTTTGTACCGCGTTTGGGCGATTTGGCCACTGAACCGGGCGCAGGTGCGCCATGCTTGGTGCACAGCGGAAGAGAGAGCGATCAGTCGTCCTGCAAGGCGGTCGCCGGCAGCCAGAAGACTTCGCCGGAGCTCTCGGCTGTATCGAGCCAGAGAAATTCCGTCTCCGGATAATCGCGTTCGAGGATGTCGCGGCCGCGGCCGATCTCGCACAGCAAGCCGCCTTCGGGGTTCAGGTGCGCGCCGGCCTCGGCCAGGATGCGCCGCACAATGTCGAGGCCATCGTCGCCGCCGGCATGGGCCATGCGCGGCTCTTTCGTGAACTCGGGCGGAAAGTCGGCGACGGCCTCGGCGTCCACATAAGGCGGATTGGTCAGGATGATGTCGTAGACCGTGTCGCCGACGGGCGCGAAGAGATCGCCTTTCATCAACGTGATGCGGTCCTCGAGGCCATGCTCGGCGACGTTGATCTTGGCAACGTCGAGCGCATCCTTCGACAGGTCGACCGCATCGACATGCGCGTTGGGGAAGATGTCGCAGGCGAGGATCGCCAGGCACGCCGAGCCGGTGCACAGCTCGAGCACATTCGTCACCGCTCCGGGATCGATGAGCGGCTGTTCGCCGGTGAACAGGTCGCCATAGAGCAGTTCGG from Pseudolabrys taiwanensis includes:
- a CDS encoding MFS transporter; protein product: MLQSTTSIETKASWVVAFVALVTLLMASGGAWITAVALTEIAAEVGGVRSVPALGSSLAWLGSGIGGILMGTLAERVGTRWTVLAGAFMIALGLAISTLGAPWPLWIGHGLFIGFIGLGGINAPLYIYVSRWFDRRRGSALALISSGSYLAGALWPPIFERAIATVGWRETMLFYGAAAVIVIVPLALRYFGPAPEVVVAAPAQRKGSTADHVLGWPPNVVFGAICVASVLCCIPMSMPQGHLVAFCSDLGFSRSVGALMLSVLLGTAFLSRQAWGAISDRIGGLSTVLIGSVWQTASMIGLLLTQSEAGLFTVSAAFGLGFSGIIPAYVLSLRELFPASEASWRIPTLLLFSGGGMAAGGWLAGLLYDHFGYYAPAFSVGIGTNLLNVVIIAALVLRVRMRPVPA
- the prmB gene encoding 50S ribosomal protein L3 N(5)-glutamine methyltransferase; translated protein: MAKTVSKTVKKSAATTGTKTPPRELASVLDFVRYAVTRFTDAKLAFGQGTHDAVEEAIFLVTESLGLPHDRVDSFLPARLTAAECKKVFGLIETRVRQRVPAAYLLNCAYLQGHRFYVDKRVIVPRSYLSELLYGDLFTGEQPLIDPGAVTNVLELCTGSACLAILACDIFPNAHVDAVDLSKDALDVAKINVAEHGLEDRITLMKGDLFAPVGDTVYDIILTNPPYVDAEAVADFPPEFTKEPRMAHAGGDDGLDIVRRILAEAGAHLNPEGGLLCEIGRGRDILERDYPETEFLWLDTAESSGEVFWLPATALQDD